The following proteins are co-located in the Triticum aestivum cultivar Chinese Spring chromosome 1A, IWGSC CS RefSeq v2.1, whole genome shotgun sequence genome:
- the LOC123065486 gene encoding uncharacterized protein At1g15400 has product MAGLQRSSGTFRRSGSSGMVWDGDSHLSGEIKPVRVERSRSTGHAGYRASAGRVSLALDPPSPRVAVCGFCACFRGGKSKAAKKSNGGKAKAAKPKARTAAGSPPRPKARRASG; this is encoded by the coding sequence ATGGCGGGGCTGCAGCGGTCCAGCGGCACGTTCCGGCGGTCGGGGTCGTCGGGGATGGTGTGGGACGGCGACAGCCACCTGTCCGGGGAGATCAAGCCCGTGCGGGTCGAGCGGAGCCGCTCCACGGGCCACGCCGGGTACAGGGCGTCCGCCGGCCGCGTCTCGCTGGCGCTCGACCCGCCCTCGCCCCGCGTCGCCGTCTGCGGCTTCTGCGCCTGCTTCCGCGGCGGCAAGTCAAAGGCGGCCAAGAAGAGCAACGGCGGCAAGGCAAAGGCGGCCAAGCCCAAGGCTCGAACGGCCGCCGGTTCACCACCGAGACCGAAGGCGAGGCGAGCCAGTGGCTGA
- the LOC123065475 gene encoding lys-63-specific deubiquitinase BRCC36, with translation MSLTEVRIGEEVWLTCLSHALTTETEEVMGLLLGDVESSSKGGSTAVIWGASPQMRCERKKDRVEVNPELLAAASAQAEVMTATIGKTTRVIGWYHSHPHITVLPSHVDVRTQAMFQLLDPGFVGLIFSCFSEDAQKVGKIQVIAFQSLDGTQNTQRAIVPVITNPVINLEPSWSSSDSSLALIEGIEQDTGDSRASNGSKVWGRSQDMDLYPSLDTNHSARHLPIENAIVPFEPENSAGPSIDQDGSDLSPSIQEALHRSTMDISGAEYKRKEVPLKVFPTRHLLKLDTTLSSYCDMQRVLFEEEQSAYNQAMLQNICDGKMHPLTSMHHTSTYNASLCKLMEYCLSPAITVLQDRVKENELRLAMLVEEAKQLEAEQSTKTGSPRRAMPGGTTSGITSPRGQDKYPSGRQGGPISPSSSGRRKAP, from the exons ATGTCGCTGACGGAGGTCAGGATCGGCGAGGAGGTGTGGCTCACCTGCCTCTCCCACGCGCTCACCACCGAGACCGAGGAGGTCATGGGCCTCCTCCTCGGCGACGTCgag TCCTCCAGCAAGGGCGGCTCCACGGCGGTGATATGGGGCGCGTCGCCGCagatgaggtgcgagcggaagaagGACCGCGTCGAGGTCAACCCCGAGCTGCTCGCCGCCGCGTCGGCGCAGGCCGAG GTAATGACGGCCACCATCGGGAAGACGACCCGGGTGATCGGCTGGTACCACTCGCACCCGCATATCACCGTCCTGCCTTCCCATGTAG ATGTGCGTACCCAGGCTATGTTTCAGTTGCTAGATCCAGGCTTTGTTGGCCTGATATTTTCCTGTTTTAGTGAAGATGCTCAAAAG GTTGGGAAAATCCAAGTGATTGCCTTCCAGTCACTTGATGGGACACAGAACACACAGCGTGCTATTGTTCCTGTTATTACCAATCCTGTCATTAACCTTGAACCATCTTGGAGTTCATCCGATAGCTCATTAGCATTGATTGAGGGCATTGAACAGGACACTGGAGATTCTAGAGCTTCAAACGGAAGCAAG GTCTGGGGAAGATCTCAGGATATGGATCTGTATCCTTCTTTGGACACAAATCATTCGGCAAGACATCTACCAATAGAAAACGCTATTGTTCCTTTCGAACCGGAAAACAGTGCTGGGCCCTCTATTGATCAAGATGGTTCAGATCTGTCCCCAAGCATACAGGAGGCTTTGCACCGGTCAACCATGGACATAAG TGGTGCAGAGTATAAAAGGAAGGAGGTGCCACTTAAAGTATTCCCTACAAGGCATCTGCTAAAGCTGGACACTACGTTGAGTTCGTACTGTGATATGCAGCGTGTCCTTTTTGAAGAGGAACAATCAGCATATAACCAAGCCATGCTTCAGAATATTTG TGATGGGAAGATGCACCCACTTACATCTATGCACCATACCTCCACATATAATGCTTCTCTATGCAAACTGATGGAATACTG CTTGAGCCCTGCTATAACTGTGCTTCAGGACCGTGTGAAAGAAAACGAACTTCGG TTAGCTATGCTAGTGGAGGAGGCTAAACAACTGGAGGCCGAGCAGAGCACGAAAACTGGCTCTCCTCGCCGTGCGATGCCCGGAGGGACTACCAGTGGCATCACTTCGCCAAGGGGCCAGGACAAGTACCCTTCCGGCAGACAAGGGGGCCCTATAAGCCCTAGCAGCAGCGGCCGGAGGAAGGCTCCTTGA